Within the Echinicola sp. 20G genome, the region ATGGACTATACATGTTCTCCAAAATGCTTTTTAAGCCGGTTGATCCATCTAAATTTAACCAGTACAGTCCCTTGGGGATTCCAGCTTCTACAAATGTCAGGGGAGCCAAATATCCACAAATTATGCCTGATGGAAGCGCTAAGTTTAAGGTAAAGGCGCCTGTAGCCGATAATGTACAACTTGATTTGGGAAAGAAATACCCAATGACTCCAAATGGTAAGGGGGAATGGGAAGTGACCACGGATCCATTGGGAGAAGGTTTTCACTATTACTCCTTATTGATTGATGGAGTACCTGTTGCCGATCCGGCCAGTGAGGCCTATTATGGCATGGGCAGGATGGCCAGTGGAATCGAAGTGCCTTTCGATGGAGATGATTATTACGCAGTGAAAAATGTTCCTCACGGAGAGATCAGACAGGTCAGGTACTATTCATCGCTATTAAGATCCTGGAGGAGATTTTTTCTCTATACGCCCCCAGGATATGATATGGACACGGATCGTGAGTACCCAGTACTCTATATCCTGCATGGAGGCGGAGAGGATGAAAGGGGCTGGGCACAGCAGGGGAAGACCGATTTGATCCTTGATAATCTTATTGCTGAAGGGAAGGCCCAAGCCATGCTGGTAGTTATGCCCGATGGAAATATGCCTATAGCTGCTTTTGAGGAAAGAGGGCTGCAAATGTTCGAAAACGAATTAAAGAATGAGATCATTCCGCATGTGGAGAAGCACTTTCGCACGCAAAAAGGTGCTAAGAATAGGGCTTTAGCAGGACTTTCCATGGGGGGAATCCAGACACTTTATGCTGGAATCAAAAATACAGACCTGTTTTCCCACTTAGGTGTCTTCAGCTCAGGGTGGATCTCTCAGCGTCAAGGCAGCATAGCTGAGGGTCAATACGCTTTTATGAGTGATAATGCAGAAAAGATCAATAATGACCTAAGTCTTTTTTGGATTTCCATGGGAGGAGAGGAAGATATCGCTCATGATAATTGTGAGAAAATGCTTGGGGAGTTTGATAAGATGGGAATAGACTATAAGTATAGCGAGTATTCTGGAGGGCATACCTGGCCCGTATGGAGGCATGATCTTCATAGCTTTGCTCCTTTATTATTTCAATAAGTGTCAATAGATGAATAAAGTGAATTGCTAATGAAACCTTACAGGTTTCCCCTCTTGATTGCTGTTGGTTAGTTTTTTTAGGTCTTTAAACCTGTAAGGTTTTGTGGGGTTCTCAAAAAAATAAATGTAGGGTTGATACCTTCTAAATTATTCAAAAGTTCAAAAATGAAAATTATTTCTTTTACACTTTTATGTGCCTTTTGCATGCTGCTTACCGCGGAAGTTGATGCACAAAATGCCAAGACCGTTTCCAGCCCTGATGGAACACTCAAAGTTAAAATTGCTATTAACAATGGTTTGGCCCAATATGCGGTTCATTTTCAGGATACGGTAATGTTGGAGAACTCCCCTTTGGGCCTGGTAACCAATGAGGGAGACTTTACCTCCAATATGAGTTTTGTGGATGCTTCCACTGGGAAAATCGACAAGTCCTATACCCAGGATAAGATCAAGACTTCCTCTGTACAGTATCAGTCCAATACCTTGACTTATACGGCCAAGAATGAGGAAGGAAAGCAAATTGCTTATCACTTTCAGGTGAGCGATCATGATATCGCATTTCGGTATGAATTGCCCAAATGGGGAGATACCAAGGCAACAGTAGTGGAGCGGGAAGTGACGGGGTTTAGTTTTCCTTTAGTTACTACCGCTTTTCTCTCTTCCATGATGAAGCCCATGACGGGCTTTGCCCGAACGGCACCCAGCTATGAAAGTGGCTATGTGACGGATGCGGCTTTGGAAAGTACCACGGCGGAATTTGGCTATGTTTTTCCTGGCTTGTTTAAAATCGGTGAAAATGGATGGGTACTGCTCTCCGAAACCGGGGTAGGAAGTAATTATAATGGAGCACACCTTAGTAACTTTAAAGATGGCGTGTACACCGTGGAATATCCCCAAATGGAGCAAAATAATGGATTCGGCAGCACAGGCGCACAAATAGGTCTTCCGGGCTTTACGCCATGGCGCACCATTACCGTTGGAAAAACGCTCAAGCCGATTGTGGAAACCACCATTCCTTTTGATGTGGTGGAGCCGCTGTATGAGGCTTCCCAAGCTTACCAATATGGGAAAGGCAGTTGGAGCTGGATCGTATGGCAGGACAACAGTATGAATTATGAAGACCAGGTGCAATATGTCGATTTGGCTGCAGCCATGGATTTTGAATACATCCTGATCGATGCCTGGTGGGATGAAAGAATTGGCTATGAAAAGATGGAAAAACTGATCAACTACGCCAATTCAAAAGATGTGGATGTATTCCTTTGGTACAATTCCAATGGTACGGCCAATGATGCTTTCCAGACGCCCTTGAACAAAATGAACACTTCCATCGCCAGGAAAAAGGAAATGAAATGGCTCAAGGAAGTAGGAGTGAAAGGTTTGAAAGTGGACTTCTTTGGTGGGGACAAGCAGGAGACCATGCGGCTATATGAAGACATCTTGGTGGATGCCAATGACCATGGCTTAATGGTGATTTTCCATGGGGCCACAGTTCCGAGAGGCTGGGAGAGAATGTATCCCAATTTTGTAGGAAGTGAAGCTGTCCTAGCTTCGGAAATGCTCATATTTTCCCAAGGTGTCCGAGAGAAAGAAGCATTTTATGCCTCCTTGCATCCCTTTATCAGAAATGCAGTGGGCAGCATGGAGTTTGGAGGGGTTTTGCTTAATAAATTCCTTAATAGGGGAAATAGACAAGGCCAAGAACGCTTGACCACAGATAGCTTCCAATTGGCCACCGGGATACTATTTCAAAACCCTGTTCAGATGTTTGGTTTGACGCCAAACAACATGACCGATGTGCCTGAATTTGAACTGGAGTTTTTAAGGGAACTGCCCACTACTTGGGACGAAACCGTCTTTATTGATGGTTATCCGGGAAAATACAGTGTCTTGGCCCGAAGAAGTGGGAAGCAATGGTATATCGCAGGCGTCAATGCTGAAAATACTGTTAAGACCTTGAAAATCGATCTTCCTATGCTCAAAGGACATGAGGTCTCATTATACAATGACGATGAAGAAAGACAGGCCACACTCCAAAATGTGAAAGTTGGCAAAAATGGGGAATTGACCGTTACGGTTCAGCCGAGGGGAGGCTTTGTGCTGGCTCAATAAATAGAACACCTGGATAAATGATATAATCCAGCATATTCCCCCAATGGAAAATGGTATAGACCTGCCTGGTTTGTATAACGAGTATATACAAACCAGGCAGGTCTGCAACGGTCGGATTCCAATAGGCATCGGTCATCTGAGATGATCAATGCATGGAGATGACTAATTGCCTTATTTATAGGATAGTATAAAAAAATAGACAGATGAAATTTCTTTTCAGAATACTCATAATATCCGTGCTTATTTCAGGTACGGGTATTCTACAAACAAAAGCACAAAACCCTATCATTCAAACCTCCTATACTGCGGATCCTGCGCCTATGGTTTACAATGATAAGGTCTATTTATACACCTCTCATGATGAGGATAATTCAACATGGTTTACCATGAATGACTGGAGACTGTACACAACTGAAGATATGGTCAACTGGACAGATCATGGGGCAGTTTTGTCTTATAAGGAATTTAGTTGGGGCAAGATGAATGCTTGGGCACCTCAGTGTATAGAACGGGATGGGAAATTCTATATGTATGTGCCGATTACTGATAGAAACAATAAAAACGGCATTGGTGTAGCGGTATCTAACAGCCCTTATGGGCCTTTCATAGATCCATTGGGCAAACCTTTGATCAGCAATAGTATGGCGGATATTGACCCGACTGTTTTTGTGGATGATGATGGTCAGGCATACCTGATGTGGGGAAACCCGGTGTGTTATTATGTGAAACTGAATGAGGATATGATTTCTCTTGATGGGGAGATTGGGCAGTTTCCCAATACAATAGCAGCTTTTGGCAAGCGGGAAGGCAAGGCTGATCCACGTCGTCCCACGACCTATGAGGAAGGCCCTTGGTTGTATAAAAGAAATGACCTGTATTACCTGCTCTTTGCGGCGGGTCCATTACCTGAACATATTGGTTATTCAACCAGTACCAGTCCGACTGGCCCTTGGAAGTACCAAGGTGTTTTGATGCCCACCGAAGGAAGGAGCTTTACCAATCATCCAGGTATAGTGGATTTCAAGGGGAAAACCTATTTGTATTATCATAATGGTGCCTTGCCTGGAGGGAGTGGATTTAACCGATCCGTCTGTGTCGATGAGGTAAAGTTCAAAGAAGATGGGACCATTGTTCCCATGAAAATGACAGCAGGAATCACAGAAATTCCGGGAACAATCAACCCTTATATCAAAAATGAAGCGGAGACAATTGCTTGGTCGGAAGGGGTAAAAGCCAATAAGAATGAGGTAGTGGGGAATTTTATTATTGCCACCAAAAACGAGGCCTTTTCCCAAGTAAGGGGGGTAGATTTTCGTGATAAGGGTCCTACTGAATTTACCGCAAGGGTAGGAACCGTACATAACGGCAATGTAAGTTTGGAGATCAGGCTAGACAGTTTGGACGGGGAGTTAATGGGCACTGTCAATGTACCGCTAACAGGAGGAGATGACAGGTGGTCTTTGGTCTCTACAAAAGTAGCACAGGTCGATGGTAAACATGATTTGTACTTTATATTCAAAGGAAAAGCACCTAATAATATCATGTTTTTCGACTATTGGAGTTTTTCCGATTAGCGAAGTCCTTTTCCTGAAGGAAATTTTAAAATCAGCATCAAATATTGAATCAATTCAAAAACAATAAAATGAAAAAACAACCTATTATCCTATTGGCTTTTTTTTTGGCCACCTTTGCTTTTAATCTAGTTTTAGCAAGACAGAAGGCAGACAATAGTCCTCTGTTTACCAAGGTCATTTATCAGGGGAATGATCAGGTTTATAATGAAAATCCACTTGAAAAGGATGAATTTTATAATCCGATTCTTCAAGGATGTTATCCTGATCCGGCCATTACCAGAAAGGGTGATGATTATTACATGGTAGTATCCTCTTTCGCCATGTTCCCGGGGGTGCCGATTTTCCATTCTAATGATTTGGTGAACTGGACCCAGATCGGTCATGTGCTGGATAGAACTTCTCAGCTAGATGTGCATGATACAGGAATAAGTGGAGGAGTGTACGCTCCGGATATCCGTTATAATCCGCACAATGATACTTTCTATATGATTACCACTGCGTTTGCCGGAGGTTTGGGGAATTTTGTGGTCAAAACCAAAGACCCAATGCAAGGCTGGAGTGAGCCGTATAAATTGAATTTTGAAGGTATTGATCCAGCCATTTTCTTTGATGATGACGGAAAGGCCTATGTGGTGCATAATGATGCGCCAACGCAGGGTGAGGAATTGTATAATGGTCACCGCGTGATTAAGGTTTGGGAATATGATCTTGAGAAGGATCAGGTTATTGCGGGAACAGATAAATTGATCGTCAATGGGGGAGTGGACCTTTCTAAAAAACCGATTTGGATTGAAGCCCCACATATCTATAAGAAGGACGGTAAGTATTATTTGATGTGTGCTGAAGGTGGTACTGGAGGCTGGCACAGTGAAGTGGTTTTTGTGAGTGATGATCCAAAAGGGCCATATATACCTGCGCCAAGTAATCCGATTCTTAGCCAGCGGTATTTATCCCAAAATCGTGAAAATAAGGTGGATTGGGCAGGCCATGCCGACCTGATTGAAGGACCTGATGGAAAATATTACGGGGTATTTCTAGGTATTCGTCCCAATGAAAAAAATAGGGTAAATACAGGCAGGGAAACCTTTATTCTACCAGTGGATTGGTCGGGTGAGTTTCCTGTTTTTGAAAATGGTTTGGTGCCCATGGAACCCAAGTTGAAAATGCCAGCAGGCGTGGAAAACAAAACTGGGCAGGAAGGCTTCTTTCCAAATGGTAACTTTACTATTATAGAGGATTTTTCTTCCAAAAAATTGGACTACCGTTGGATAGGTCTGAGGGGACCAAGAGAAGCCTTTATTTCCCAAAGCAAAAAGGGACTACAGATCAAACCTTTTGATACCAATATCAAAGAGGTCAAGCCTACTTCCACGCTTTTTCACAGACAGCAGCATAAAAATTTCTCATTCACTGCGACATTGGAATATCAACCCCAGTCTGAAACAGATTTGGCTGGCTTGACCTGTGTGCAAAGTGAGGCCTTCAATTATGTGTTTGGGATTACCAAAGTGGACAATGAATATGTATTGCTCCTGGAGAGAACCGAAGCAGAGGGCAGAGGTAGAAACCGTGCGTTGAAGTCAGAAATTTTGGCAAGTACCAATATTGACCTTAAACAACCTGTTTCATTAAGGGTAAGTGCAAAGGGAGATGATTTCGAATTTAGCTATTCTACCAACGGAACTGATTTCCAAAATCTGGGAGGTACAGTGTCCGGCGATATCCTTTCCACGAATGTAGCTGGTGGATTTACAGGCAATTTGATCGGTCTTTATGCTACCAAAGCCAATGATGCCTATCCTACGGAGTAGATAGACTAAAAAATCCATTAACGCCAAAGCATGAAATACTTTTTTAAACCACCAACCAAAAGAGGTGGGGACTTTATGTCCTCACTTCTTTATTGACAGGATCCAGTTTGGAACTTACCGAAGAATTAGGTCAAGTAGCTCAGTTCGAATGGTACTTGGAGGACCGTGCCTTGTATGAGGTCATGGCTAATGATATAATCGATTAATTTTAATCTATTTAATAACCTTATTATGTTTTATTTGATGAAAAACCTCACCAAAACCGTTTTTGCAATTGTCTTGCTTTTTAGCATCAACCTTACCATGGCGCAGGATGGAACCATGTATCCAATTGACAACCCGGAGGAACCCAATGCCATCCCACTGGGTACAGGAGGTGTGGAAGGTCAACCTGCTCCTGAGACCTGGTTTCGCCAATGGGGCGACCCAATGGCCAGAAACATCAGTACCGCCACACTGACCCCTTTTTTTCCAGAACCCGGTAAGGCCAACGGCACAACGGTGATCGTAGCGCCCGGAGGTGGTTTTAGATGGCTTTCAATGGGGAACGAAGGTTGGGAAGTGGCCGAAGCACTAGCTGAACAGGGGATCACGGCATTTGTATTAAAATACAGGTTGCATCCGACACCTGAATCACTGGAAGATTTCAGCAATTCCATGAACAGGACCTTTGAGGCAGCATCTAAAGCAACAGGAGACGAAAAAGCTCCTCCGAGACCTCGAAGGATCCTTTCTGATCAACTCGAAGACGCAGAAGCTGCCTATGCCATGATTGTTGAGCGTGCCGAAGAGTGGGGAGTTGACACAAACAGGATAGGCATGATTGGCTTTTCGGCGGGAGCAGGACTTACCATGCACTGCACACTCAATTCAGAGACCATGGATTTGGCCTTTATCGGCCCTATCTACGGGGGGATGGGAGAGGTAGCTGTGCCAAAGGATGCTCCTCCAATGTTCAATGTTATTGCCAGCGATGATTTTCTGTTTAACGGGCAATTTGGTGTGATCAGTTCTTGGTATAAAGCTGGTATACCAGTAGAGTTTCACCTTTACCAAAATGGAGGTCATGGTTTCGGCCTGGGAAATCCCGATCGTACTAGCAACAGTTGGTTTGAGGCTTTTATGCACTGGTTGGATGTGAATGACTTTCTGAAGGGGGGTGACAGGTAAAAACAGGAGAGTAGGGACAGATGTAAACATATACCGAAAGCCCTTTAAGATTGAGACCCTGATGGGTGATCTTTTACCGGGAAGATTCTCCCTGGTACCAAATGACAAGAGAACCGTATATTGATTCGGCTTTTGTATAAGCGCATAGGACTGATTACCCTAAACCCAAAACAAACCTATTGAATGAAAAAACTTGGACTAAATTTTTGGACTTTTATTGCATTAAGTCTATTTATATTCAGTTGTAGCCCTTCTGATGAGATGAAACCGGACTTGGATGGTCAGCCGGATTCCAATGATGACCAACAGCCCCCAAATGAAGAAGTAGAGGCTGTACCTCTAAAAGAACTGTTCAAAGACTATTTCCCTATTGGAGCAGCGATCACACCTCAGCATGTGGATCCCAATACGGCGCACGAGAAAGCACTGTTAGAACATTTTTCCAGTGTGACAGCGGAGAACGTCATGAAACCGGACCAATTGCAACGTAATAAGGGAACATTTACCTGGGACAATGCCGACAAGATAGTGCAATTTGCCAAGGAGCACAGTATCAAAGTCAGGGGACACTGTCTGACCTGGCACTCCCAGACTTCTGACTGGATGTTTTATGATGAAGATGGAGAACTTTTACCCAAGGAAATTGCCTTGGACCAACTGGAAGAACATATCACTACCTTAGTGTCCAGGTACAAAGGAGAGGTATATGCCTGGGATGTGGTGAATGAAGCCCTTTACGATTGGGATCCTGATGGGGTCATCTTTTACCGGGAAGATTCTCCGTGGTATCAAATGATAGGAGAGTCGTATATTGATTCGGCTTTTGTATATGCCCACAGAGCCGATCCAGGTGCCAAACTGTTTTACAACGATTACAATTCTATTTTTGGCTGGAAAAGGGACAAGATATTTGAATTGGTCAAAAGGTTAAAGGAGAATGATATCCCTATCGATGGCATTGGGATGCAGGGGCATTGGTTTGTAGGGACTTCAGAGGAAGACATCCGTGCCACATTGGATTTGTACAAACAGTTGGGGGTTGAAATTCAGATTACGGAATTGGACGTATCGGTATATTTGTCAGGAGACGAGACTGGCTCTGAGACCTACACAGAAGCATTTTCCATTAGGCAAAAGCAAGCGTACCGAATGATTTTCCAGGTCTTGCTGGATTACAGCGATATCATTTCAGGAGTGACGTTTTGGGGAATTGGAGATGATGGGACTTGGCTGGACAAACCGGGACGTAAGGCTTTTCCGTTTTTGCTGGACGAAAACTTACAACCCAAACCGGTGTATTTTGAAGTGCAGAACTTGGTGCAAAACCACTGATGCTTGCCCTTAAGTGTTACTGAGTTGACGGTTCAAAGCTCTTGCAAAAGCGCAGAGACGCTAAGGAAGAAGTAGCTTAAACCCTCTGCTTAGGAATTGTTAAAAGTGATTATCATGGAGATTTTGCCTCTTGACAAGGCCAGTGTCCACTCAGCTTTAACTCAGCATTAGCATGAAATTAGATGGATAAATGGATAATTGATACCACCAAAATAACTTAATAATGAAAGTAAAATCTTTAGAAATACCTTCAATTCACAAATTAGGATTTAGTTTTAGTGCCATGGGGTTAAAATATTGGGGATTAGGCTTCCTGTTTTACTTTATGGCCGGAAATATGGTCAGCGAGGCCCAGGAGGGTAACCCTGATTTTTCCTTTTTTGATACGGATAAAAACTTCGAAGAGCGGGTGGATATTCTGGTGGATCAAATGACCTTGGAGGAGAAGGTAAGTCAAATGATGAATGCCTCTCCGGCCATTTCCCGTCTAAAAGTCCCAGAATACAATTGGTGGAATGAATGCTTGCATGGTGTAGCTAGAGCAGGCTATGCCACCGTTTTCCCCCAGTCCATTTCCGTTGCGGCTTCTTTTGATAAAGGCCTTATGAAGGAAATAGGCACAGTGATTTCCGATGAGGCCAGGGCCAAGCACCATGAGTTTATCAGAAATGGCAAAAGGGGGATTTATACCGGACTGGATTTTTGGTCACCCAATATCAATATATTTCGGGATCCACGATGGGGAAGAGGCCATGAAACTTATGGCGAAGATCCTTATCTCACCGGAGAGCTGGCTTCCCAATTTATAGAGGGCTTGCAAGAGTATGATGGAAAATACCTGAAGACGATTGCCACTTCCAAACACTTTGCCGTCCATTCCGGACCAGAGCCACTTCGACATTCTTTTGATGTGGATGTGAGTGACAGGGACTTGTATGAAACCTATCTTCCTGCATTCCGAAAAACAGTTAAAGAGGCAAAGGTGTATTCTATCATGGGGGCGTACAATCGTTTTAGAGGGGAGTCCTGCAGTGGTCATGACTTTTTGCTGAATAAGGTTTTGAGGGAGCAGTGGGGATTTGAAGGTTATGTTGTTTCAGACTGTGGTGCCATCCAAGATATTCATACGGGCCATAAGATTGCATCAACAGCAGCGGAAGCTGCGGCAATTGGAGTTTCTGGTGGTTGTGATTTGAATTGTGGAAATTATTATGTTCACCTTACTGATGCCGTGGCGCAAGGTTTGGTAAGCGAGGAAGAGATTGATGTTGCGGTAAAGCGACTGTTTTTGGCCAGGTTTAAATTGGGAATGTTTGATCCTGAGGAAGCGGTTTCTTATGCCCAAATTCCTTTCGGAATCGTCTGCTCCGAGGCCCACAATACCTTGGCAAGACAGGCAGCCCAAAAAAGCATGGTGCTGCTGAAAAATCAGAATGATTTACTGCCACTATCGGTGGACAAGGTCAAAAAAATAGCGGTAATAGGCCCCAATGCGGACAATGTGGAATCGCTTTTGGGCAACTATCATGGCATACCCAAAAAGCCGGTCACTTTTCTGGAGGGAATAAAGCACAAGGTGGGGCCAAAGGCTGAAGTAGTGCATTCAGAAGGCGTACATCCTGCCGAAGGGTTTTATAACCTGAAGCCCATTCCTTCTGCTTATTTTGAAACGGAAGATGGACGTCAGGGACTCAAAGGGTCTTATTATAATAACCTCAACTGGGAAGGTGAGCCGGTCTTGGAACGGATAGATGACCAAATTGATTTTTCTTGGGAACACCAGCCCATTTCGAAAGAGCTGATCGATAATTTCTCTGTAAAATGGGAGGGTTATCTGGTTCCTCCGGAAAGTGGACGTTATGAATTCGGTGTGTTTTCAAAAAGAGGTATGAAAATACGTATTGACGGGAAAGAAATATCCAATGGGTCGGGTACCATTCACCGGGGAAGATATGCCACCGATATTGTTTCCTTGAAAGAAGGGAGAAGGTATAAGGTGGAAGTCACTTTTTTCAGTGATGAGACCAATGCCATCTCCCAAATGCTGTGGGCAAGGCCGGATGTCAGCAAGATAGATGAGGCGGTTGCACTGGCCAAAAGTGCGGACTTGGCCGTGGTGGTGCTGGGATTGTCCCAAAGACTGGAAGGGGAAAGCATGGATGTGGTCACCCCAGGATTTGATGGAGGAGACCGTACCGCGATCACTTTGCCGGCACAGCAGGAAGCTTTGCTCAAAGCCGTCAAAGCTACGGGAAAACCGGTGATTTTGGTGCTGAATGCGGGCAGTGCCATGGCGATCAACTGGGCCAAAGAAAATGTGGATGCCATTATTAGTGCTGGTTATCCGGGAGAAGAAGGTGGTAATGCGCTTGCAGATGTGGTCTTTGGAGACTATAATCCTGCGGGCAGGCTGCCAATCACCTACTACCAATCGGTGGAGGATTTGCCACCATTTGAAGATTATGATATGAAAGGCAGGACCTACCGTTATTTTGAAGGTACTCCGCTTTATCCATTTGGCTACGGTCTCAGTTATACCCAATTTGAATATACCGAGCTGACAATTCCTACTCAGGTAAAAGCTGGAGAAGCTGTATCCCTAAGCGTGAAAGTGACCAATACTGGGGAGAGGGCAGGTGATGAGGTAGTCCAGTTATACCTGACAGACCAAGAAGCATCTACTTTTCGGCCAATTCGGCAACTGGAAGCTTTTGAACGGATACACCTTGAACCTGGAGAAAGTAAAGAAGTGAGTTTTACCTTATCTTCCAGACAGCTTTCCATGATCAATGCCCAATCCAAAAGGGTCATTGAAGAAGGAAGTTTTACGGTGCATGTGGGTGGAAAGCAGCCTGGCTTTGAGGGTGATTTGGATGTGGAAACTAC harbors:
- a CDS encoding glycoside hydrolase family 3 protein, with the protein product MKVKSLEIPSIHKLGFSFSAMGLKYWGLGFLFYFMAGNMVSEAQEGNPDFSFFDTDKNFEERVDILVDQMTLEEKVSQMMNASPAISRLKVPEYNWWNECLHGVARAGYATVFPQSISVAASFDKGLMKEIGTVISDEARAKHHEFIRNGKRGIYTGLDFWSPNINIFRDPRWGRGHETYGEDPYLTGELASQFIEGLQEYDGKYLKTIATSKHFAVHSGPEPLRHSFDVDVSDRDLYETYLPAFRKTVKEAKVYSIMGAYNRFRGESCSGHDFLLNKVLREQWGFEGYVVSDCGAIQDIHTGHKIASTAAEAAAIGVSGGCDLNCGNYYVHLTDAVAQGLVSEEEIDVAVKRLFLARFKLGMFDPEEAVSYAQIPFGIVCSEAHNTLARQAAQKSMVLLKNQNDLLPLSVDKVKKIAVIGPNADNVESLLGNYHGIPKKPVTFLEGIKHKVGPKAEVVHSEGVHPAEGFYNLKPIPSAYFETEDGRQGLKGSYYNNLNWEGEPVLERIDDQIDFSWEHQPISKELIDNFSVKWEGYLVPPESGRYEFGVFSKRGMKIRIDGKEISNGSGTIHRGRYATDIVSLKEGRRYKVEVTFFSDETNAISQMLWARPDVSKIDEAVALAKSADLAVVVLGLSQRLEGESMDVVTPGFDGGDRTAITLPAQQEALLKAVKATGKPVILVLNAGSAMAINWAKENVDAIISAGYPGEEGGNALADVVFGDYNPAGRLPITYYQSVEDLPPFEDYDMKGRTYRYFEGTPLYPFGYGLSYTQFEYTELTIPTQVKAGEAVSLSVKVTNTGERAGDEVVQLYLTDQEASTFRPIRQLEAFERIHLEPGESKEVSFTLSSRQLSMINAQSKRVIEEGSFTVHVGGKQPGFEGDLDVETTMVVKGEFQVKGSQELADL